A portion of the Stigmatella aurantiaca DW4/3-1 genome contains these proteins:
- a CDS encoding dihydrolipoamide acetyltransferase family protein, which translates to MALFEFKLPDLGEGVMEGELVKWHVKEGDQIQEDQVIAEVMTDKATVTVPSPKAGRVLKTHGKEGEVAKVHQTLVTLELEGSAPSPAAGHAAPAVPAPQAETGAAVQASAQNGATSTSKVLATPLTRRMAREHGLDLSEISGSGPQGRVTKADVVAALEGKSSANEVRAPAAPSRPPVPAPLATGRSDERLPLRGLRRKIAEKMVRSKFTMPHFAFVEEVDGTELVRLRKRLNTQLQTAGESTKLTFLPFIVKAVIAALKKFPHLNANFDEAAQELIVRGEYNIGIAAATPDGLTVAVVRGADRLTLRELAQEIARLGTAARERKLKMEELTGGTFTITSLGQSGGLFATPIINHPEVGILGVHKLRKRPVVRDDEIAIREMMNLSLSCDHRVIDGSVAADFVYEVIKYLEHPDMLFLAMA; encoded by the coding sequence ATGGCTCTCTTCGAATTCAAGCTCCCTGATCTCGGTGAAGGCGTGATGGAGGGTGAGCTCGTCAAGTGGCACGTGAAGGAAGGTGACCAGATCCAGGAGGATCAGGTCATCGCCGAGGTGATGACCGACAAGGCCACCGTCACCGTGCCCAGCCCCAAGGCTGGCCGCGTTCTCAAGACGCACGGCAAGGAAGGGGAGGTGGCCAAGGTGCACCAGACCCTGGTGACGCTGGAGCTCGAAGGCTCGGCCCCCTCGCCCGCCGCTGGCCACGCCGCCCCTGCCGTCCCCGCGCCCCAGGCGGAGACGGGGGCCGCGGTCCAGGCCTCGGCCCAGAATGGCGCCACGTCCACGAGCAAGGTGCTGGCCACGCCGCTGACCCGGCGCATGGCGCGCGAGCACGGACTGGATCTGTCGGAGATCTCCGGCTCTGGGCCTCAGGGGCGCGTGACGAAGGCGGACGTGGTGGCGGCCCTGGAGGGCAAGTCCTCCGCCAACGAAGTGCGCGCTCCCGCGGCCCCGTCCCGTCCGCCAGTGCCCGCGCCGCTGGCGACGGGGCGCTCGGATGAGCGCCTGCCGCTGCGCGGACTTCGCAGGAAGATCGCGGAGAAGATGGTGCGGTCGAAGTTCACGATGCCGCACTTCGCCTTCGTGGAGGAAGTGGATGGCACCGAGTTGGTGCGGCTGCGCAAGCGCCTCAACACCCAGCTCCAGACGGCCGGAGAGTCCACGAAGCTGACCTTCCTGCCCTTCATCGTGAAGGCGGTCATCGCCGCGCTGAAGAAGTTCCCCCACCTCAACGCCAACTTCGATGAAGCGGCGCAGGAGCTCATCGTCCGGGGCGAGTACAACATCGGCATCGCGGCGGCCACGCCGGATGGGCTCACGGTGGCGGTGGTGCGCGGCGCGGACCGGTTGACGCTGCGCGAGCTGGCCCAGGAGATCGCCCGTCTGGGGACCGCCGCCCGCGAGCGCAAGCTCAAGATGGAGGAGCTGACGGGCGGCACCTTCACCATCACCTCACTCGGGCAGAGCGGCGGCTTGTTCGCCACGCCGATCATCAACCACCCCGAGGTGGGCATCCTGGGCGTCCACAAGCTGCGCAAGCGGCCAGTCGTGCGGGATGACGAGATCGCCATCCGCGAGATGATGAACCTCTCCTTGTCGTGCGATCACCGCGTCATCGACGGCTCGGTGGCCGCGGACTTCGTGTACGAGGTCATCAAATATCTTGAGCACCCGGACATGCTGTTCCTCGCCATGGCGTGA
- a CDS encoding MBL fold metallo-hydrolase produces MGVGDELLIFDLGTGARPLGEHLVAQAKAVQASIFLSHYHYDHLQGLPFFTPIFMPQNAFTFYGSPRNGQCLKEILSGQMTQPYFPVTAEGVFRAQLDYHDVHAGERVTVGSASISTLELNHPGGNLGYRVECDGRSVVYATDIEQSEEGDARFFAFAKGADLLIYDSMYTEDEYCGRHGPARTGWGHSTWQAAVRAANESQAKTLVLFHHDPARDDAGMTRLLRQVRKHRPEAIAAREHMTLHVK; encoded by the coding sequence ATGGGTGTGGGCGATGAATTGCTGATCTTCGATCTGGGCACGGGGGCCCGGCCGCTGGGGGAGCATCTGGTGGCGCAGGCGAAGGCGGTGCAAGCCTCCATCTTCCTGTCGCACTACCACTATGATCACCTGCAGGGGCTGCCGTTCTTCACGCCCATCTTCATGCCGCAGAACGCCTTCACGTTCTACGGCTCCCCGCGCAACGGCCAATGCCTGAAGGAGATCCTCTCGGGGCAGATGACGCAGCCCTACTTTCCGGTGACGGCCGAGGGCGTCTTCCGCGCGCAGCTCGACTACCACGATGTCCACGCGGGTGAGCGGGTGACGGTGGGCTCGGCGAGCATCAGCACGCTGGAGCTGAACCATCCGGGCGGCAACCTGGGCTACCGCGTGGAATGCGACGGCCGCTCAGTGGTGTACGCCACGGACATCGAGCAGAGCGAGGAGGGAGATGCCCGCTTCTTCGCGTTCGCCAAGGGCGCGGATCTGCTCATCTACGACTCGATGTACACCGAGGACGAGTACTGCGGGCGCCACGGACCGGCCCGCACGGGCTGGGGCCACTCCACGTGGCAGGCCGCCGTCCGCGCCGCGAACGAGTCCCAGGCGAAGACGCTGGTCCTCTTCCACCATGATCCGGCCCGCGACGACGCGGGGATGACGCGCCTGCTGCGTCAGGTGCGCAAGCACCGCCCCGAGGCCATCGCCGCCCGGGAGCACATGACCCTTCACGTCAAATGA
- the lipA gene encoding lipoyl synthase translates to MATPDRFPLPQVSESTRKPEWLKVRLPHGEGYERVKAIVKRTKLSTVCEEARCPNIAECWGGGTATVMLMGEVCTRACRFCHVKVGAPPPLDPMEPVHLAQAVREMDLEYIVVTSVNRDDRPDGGASHFALAIRELRKESPKTIVEVLIPDFKGVEKDLTTVAEARPHVVAHNVETVERLTPTVRDRRAGYRQSLRVLEYLKRRPEGLYTKSSVMVGLGETDAELEQTFKDLREAGVDVLTLGQYLQPSQYHLRVERFVSPAQFEAYKRLAESYGFLYVASGPLVRSSYRAAEFFMKGLMERERLERIG, encoded by the coding sequence ATGGCGACTCCCGATCGGTTTCCCCTTCCCCAGGTCTCCGAGAGCACCCGCAAACCCGAGTGGTTGAAGGTGCGTCTCCCGCATGGGGAGGGCTACGAGCGGGTCAAGGCCATCGTCAAGCGGACGAAGCTGTCCACGGTGTGCGAGGAGGCGCGCTGCCCCAACATCGCCGAGTGCTGGGGCGGAGGCACCGCCACGGTGATGCTCATGGGCGAGGTGTGCACCCGCGCGTGCCGCTTCTGTCACGTGAAGGTGGGTGCGCCCCCGCCGCTGGATCCGATGGAGCCCGTGCACCTGGCCCAGGCGGTCCGGGAGATGGACCTCGAGTACATCGTGGTCACCTCGGTGAACCGCGATGACCGGCCAGACGGCGGCGCCAGCCACTTCGCGCTGGCCATCCGGGAGCTGCGCAAGGAGAGCCCGAAGACGATCGTCGAGGTGCTCATCCCGGACTTCAAGGGCGTGGAGAAGGACCTGACGACGGTGGCCGAGGCCCGGCCGCACGTGGTGGCCCACAACGTGGAGACGGTGGAGCGCCTGACGCCCACGGTGAGAGACCGGCGCGCGGGTTACCGCCAGTCGCTGCGGGTGCTGGAGTACCTGAAGCGGCGCCCCGAGGGGCTCTACACCAAGAGCTCCGTCATGGTGGGCCTGGGCGAGACCGATGCCGAGCTGGAGCAGACCTTCAAGGACCTGCGCGAGGCGGGCGTGGACGTGCTGACGCTGGGCCAGTACCTCCAGCCGTCTCAGTACCACCTGCGCGTGGAGCGCTTCGTCTCCCCGGCGCAGTTCGAAGCCTACAAGCGGCTGGCCGAATCCTATGGCTTCCTTTATGTGGCCTCGGGCCCATTGGTTCGCTCCAGCTACCGTGCCGCCGAGTTCTTCATGAAGGGGCTCATGGAGCGCGAGCGCCTGGAGCGCATCGGTTAG
- the lipB gene encoding lipoyl(octanoyl) transferase LipB — protein MNTLTVYRLGKVEYGDGLTLMQRFADARRQGLVGDSLLLLEHPPVLTLGRGAKRENLLASEERLGTEGVELFETNRGGDVTYHGPGQIVGYPIFQLLEGRRDVRRYVRDVERCILQTLAEYGLQASIIPKWPGVWLGEEGAPDARKIGAIGVHISRWLTTHGFALNVNTHLPHFNLIVPCGIREAGVTSMQRELGHAVSVPEVEEALARHFCAVFESERQSPAAGPLKTISAVLVRGRGPEARVLLVRRVPERGGFWQIVTGRVEEGETAAQAAARELEEETGLRLPVVGLEYQHAFALGEHLPPRLVEETAFAAWCPEGQEVRLGPEHDAHEWVDARTALERLPFLGLREAVRRAVRASGRDAPEAHALI, from the coding sequence GTGAACACGTTGACGGTGTACCGGCTCGGCAAGGTGGAATACGGGGATGGGCTGACGCTGATGCAGCGCTTCGCGGATGCGCGGCGCCAGGGGCTCGTGGGCGACTCGTTGCTGCTGCTGGAACACCCTCCCGTGCTCACGCTGGGCCGGGGCGCGAAGCGGGAGAACCTCCTGGCCAGCGAGGAGCGGCTCGGGACGGAAGGGGTGGAGCTCTTCGAGACGAACCGGGGAGGTGATGTCACCTACCACGGGCCGGGGCAGATCGTCGGATACCCCATCTTCCAGCTCCTGGAGGGCCGCCGGGATGTGCGCCGCTACGTGCGGGATGTGGAGCGCTGCATTCTTCAGACGCTGGCGGAGTATGGGCTCCAGGCCAGCATCATCCCGAAGTGGCCCGGCGTGTGGCTGGGCGAGGAGGGAGCGCCCGACGCCCGGAAGATTGGCGCCATCGGGGTGCACATCTCCCGCTGGCTGACGACGCACGGCTTCGCGCTCAACGTCAACACGCACCTGCCGCACTTCAACCTCATCGTGCCGTGCGGCATCCGTGAGGCAGGGGTCACCTCCATGCAGCGCGAGCTGGGGCACGCCGTGTCCGTGCCCGAGGTGGAGGAGGCGCTCGCCCGGCACTTCTGCGCTGTCTTCGAAAGCGAGCGGCAGTCACCCGCGGCGGGCCCCCTGAAGACCATCAGCGCCGTGCTGGTGCGAGGACGGGGGCCAGAGGCGCGGGTGCTCCTGGTGCGCCGCGTCCCCGAGCGGGGAGGCTTCTGGCAGATTGTCACCGGCCGGGTGGAAGAGGGGGAGACCGCGGCCCAGGCCGCGGCGCGCGAGCTGGAGGAGGAGACCGGGCTGCGCCTTCCCGTGGTGGGGCTGGAGTACCAGCACGCCTTCGCGCTCGGAGAGCACCTGCCCCCGCGGTTGGTGGAAGAGACGGCCTTCGCGGCCTGGTGTCCGGAGGGCCAGGAGGTGCGGCTTGGGCCCGAGCACGACGCTCACGAATGGGTGGATGCGCGCACGGCGCTGGAGCGGCTGCCCTTCCTGGGGTTGCGGGAGGCGGTCCGGCGGGCGGTGAGGGCTTCGGGGAGGGATGCACCCGAAGCCCATGCCCTCATTTGA
- a CDS encoding ClpX C4-type zinc finger protein has product MANPRDHIRAAQAAELKGDTAAAVSELIKAAELYRQTGSFARALQLLRHARSLDPEQEELSEEVKRLEWLPDSTRGRILEEPETREVDLELTAETTPELAGRQRVIDAAMRGVSPAGGKAGAQDEVQRWLIENGPDKTGKASGQTSAAGQRALEWALEHAEEEESLVAISRKGEPEAQAGEEAPGEIAAPSAPARALPEEPAKASPEEPSLIERGPTRADPAMDAWCSFCCRPRGEVGELVAGPAGAFICSGCTGESRSLLGLVGPEAATARPQQSPPRAAAGPEVFELVGQAEPQALLEKGILAGARRMLILGPEGVGKSLWFQVLAKRAMGTVMSLEALEQGSGNGVALVEDVDRLPVEAQLRFGDFLRRHPDRVVLMSARGSLGADPPLMLRGGTGSLLVRTTEALFKAVQGTLPLPLLEHVQLCVALQVPTEAEYVEIARRRLAPRAPESTVSPEVIALFAAEAVRSPRAGHELNALLNRVLAGAWSLDTAKPAKPAPKRRRRKETA; this is encoded by the coding sequence ATGGCCAATCCTCGCGACCACATTCGTGCCGCGCAGGCCGCGGAGCTGAAAGGCGACACCGCGGCCGCCGTCTCCGAGTTGATCAAGGCGGCGGAGCTCTACCGGCAGACGGGGAGCTTTGCCCGTGCCCTTCAGTTGCTGCGTCATGCCCGCTCGTTGGACCCGGAGCAGGAGGAACTCTCCGAGGAGGTGAAGCGGCTCGAGTGGTTGCCGGACTCCACCCGGGGACGGATCCTCGAGGAGCCCGAGACCCGGGAGGTGGACCTGGAACTCACGGCGGAGACCACGCCGGAGCTGGCCGGGCGGCAGCGGGTCATCGACGCGGCCATGCGAGGGGTGAGCCCCGCCGGGGGCAAGGCGGGCGCACAGGACGAAGTCCAGCGCTGGCTCATCGAAAACGGTCCGGACAAGACGGGGAAGGCCTCGGGGCAGACTTCCGCCGCGGGCCAACGGGCCCTGGAGTGGGCCCTGGAGCATGCCGAGGAGGAAGAGTCGCTGGTGGCCATCTCCCGGAAGGGGGAGCCGGAGGCTCAGGCCGGCGAGGAGGCACCGGGAGAGATCGCCGCACCCTCCGCGCCCGCCAGGGCTTTGCCCGAGGAGCCCGCGAAAGCTTCGCCCGAGGAGCCCTCTCTCATTGAGCGGGGGCCGACCCGGGCCGATCCGGCCATGGACGCTTGGTGCTCGTTCTGCTGTCGGCCGCGAGGGGAAGTGGGGGAGTTGGTGGCGGGGCCCGCCGGGGCCTTCATCTGCTCTGGGTGCACAGGGGAGTCCCGTTCACTGCTCGGGCTTGTCGGGCCGGAGGCGGCCACCGCCCGTCCCCAGCAGAGCCCGCCACGCGCGGCCGCGGGACCGGAGGTCTTCGAGCTCGTGGGCCAGGCAGAGCCCCAGGCGTTGCTGGAGAAAGGCATCCTCGCGGGCGCCCGGCGGATGTTGATTCTCGGCCCCGAGGGGGTGGGGAAGAGCTTGTGGTTTCAGGTGCTGGCCAAGCGCGCGATGGGGACGGTGATGTCCCTCGAGGCGCTGGAGCAGGGGAGCGGGAACGGGGTGGCGCTCGTGGAGGACGTGGATCGGCTCCCCGTGGAGGCGCAGCTCCGGTTCGGCGACTTCTTGAGGCGGCACCCCGATCGGGTGGTGTTGATGAGCGCCCGGGGGAGCCTGGGCGCGGACCCACCGCTCATGCTGCGCGGGGGGACGGGGAGTCTGTTGGTGCGCACCACCGAGGCGCTCTTCAAGGCGGTTCAGGGCACCCTGCCCCTGCCCCTGCTGGAGCACGTCCAGCTCTGCGTGGCGCTCCAGGTCCCCACCGAAGCCGAGTATGTGGAGATCGCCCGCCGGAGGCTGGCGCCGCGGGCCCCGGAGTCCACGGTGTCGCCGGAGGTGATCGCCCTCTTCGCGGCGGAAGCCGTGCGCTCGCCCCGCGCTGGGCATGAGCTGAACGCCTTGCTGAACCGGGTGCTCGCGGGGGCTTGGAGCCTCGACACCGCCAAGCCCGCCAAGCCCGCCCCCAAGCGCCGGCGGCGGAAGGAGACCGCGTGA